The following nucleotide sequence is from Melioribacteraceae bacterium.
GTTTTTTGTCATTAGAATAATAAACCAGATAAACCGGGTTATCAGAATCATCTGGTTTCTCAATTTTGAATCCGGCTTTCTGCATCGCTTGAACTGCACGCGAATTAAATGCTGTTGCTTCCGTTCCACCCGAATAACATTTTACATTTGGTATATTATAATATGCCGCGGCAGTCTGTGCCCAAATTTGACTGATGTGGCTTCTGCGAGAATTGTGTGTGCAGATGAAAATAAGATTGAGTTCCTTCTTTTCTCTTAATTTACTTGAAATGTATTGCGCGAACTGATTTAATAGTTCTTTCCGTTCATTAGGTATTAATTCGAAAGAATCTTTCAGTTGTTTAATCTTTGCTTCAACTTTATTTATAACCGGCATAACATCCTTTCCAACTTTTAATTAAAATGTAGTATATACTAAATAAACTCCGCCAAGTATAACAAGCACACCACAAACTCTCTTAATCCATAAAATTGTTTTTGATTCTTCACTCCAGTTCAAATATTTCTGGACTTTACCGGCAAGTGTTCCGGCACCCACAATAACAGCACAATGTCCGATTCCAAATGATAACAAAAACATTACCGCTAAAAAGTAATCGGTTTGAGCAGTTTGAAACACAACACCAAGAACGGGTGCCATGTATGCAAATGTACAAGGACCGAGTGCAATCCCAAAAAGTAAACCTAATATTAAAGCTGCTAGTAAACCCTTTGCTTTGGTTCTTTTCAACCCAGCACTGTTCCAATCTATTTTAATTATATCGAGCAAATAAAGTCCGACCAAAAAGAAAATTGCAGCGACAAAGTAATTCCCGTAAACACCAACATCACCCATTAATCTTCCGAGTGATGCGGTTATAACACCAATCAATGCAATCGTAATTAATATGCCTATTGAAAAAATTAATGAAATATTAAATGTTCTTCCGACGGAAATTTTTCCTTGTGTGCTGATAAACCCAACTACAAGCGGTATGCTTGATAAATGACAAGGGGAGAGGAGTATTGATAAAATCCCCCAAACGAAAGATGCGAGAAGCGCAATCCAAACCGCACCGTTCATAGCTTCATACAGAGTAGTAAATAAACCTTCGAACATAAATCTCCTAAAAGTGGAAAGTGAAGAGGGACAAGCGACGAGGGGAAAACTTGTGAATAGAAATTATTCTATGAGTTGTCATCACTCGTCCGCTTCACTCGTCCCTTTATCTTTTCTTCCTGTTTTCCAAAGTTGTAATTGTTGATGTTGTCATTGCGATTATTTCATCAATTATTGAAATCCTATTTGAAATTATTTCTTCGGTCAATAAAAATTTTGATCTTTGATACCATCCCTTAGTTTCCCGAGCTGAACCCCTTGAAATTCTCAAGAAGTGAGGATATTCTTTCCCAAAACCTCTGCCATAACCTTCTTCAATATTTGCCGAGATAGAACCGCAAGATCTAATAATTTGTTTAGCAATTTCTTTACCGCGAAAATCTTTTTTCAAAATTTCCGTATCATTCCAACACAGTTCATAAATCTCAAGAGCCATTTGATAGAACTTAAGATTCTCTAATCCATCCTTCATTTGCAACCTCAGATAAATTATTAAATTCGAAATTCATCATGTGTCCCTTTCATTTTTCACTCTTTACTCGCCCCTCGTCCCTTTTCACTCGCCCCTTTCTCTACCAATCCTTTTCCCTGCAACACTTTATCAATTTCCGCTTCGGGATAAAACCCTTCGTGCCTATGAAACTCTTTGCCGTTCTCATCTAAGAATACTTGTGTGGGTATAAGTTTGATCCCATACTTCTGTGCATAATGTTTTTCTTCAGGTTTCCATACATCGTGAAAAACAACCTTAACTTGGTCGCCGTATTTTTCTTCGATCGCTTTCATAACTGGTTGCATTTGTTTACAAGGAATGCAATTTACAGAACCTAGTTCAACAAAAGTTACTTTTGCTTTGCTCTCCTTTAAAATTTCATCAACAACTTTTTCGCTCTGCGCTTTACATCCGGTATTCAAAAACAAAAACATAATTAATAACGTTAAGGTAATCTTCATTTTCCTATTCTCCGTTTATCCATTTAATGATTTGTTCGTCTTTAGGTATTATTCCTGCACTAACAACTTTTTCATTAACAACCAATCCGGGTGTCATCATTATCCCATAACTAATCATCTCATTTAAGTCGGTTACTTTTTTAACATTTGCATCAATTCCGTTTTGTGTGACAAGTTCTCTCACTTTTGCTTCGAGTGTTTGACATTTTTTGCATCCGGTGCCAAGGATTTTTATCGATATCATTTTATTACCTTTATTAAATTTTATTCATCCCAGAAATACATTTTAGCTTCGACCGAGTTGGGATATTTATTTTGAATTTCTTTAAAGATTTTTCGAAATGCCGGGTTATCCTTTGTTCTTATGTATTCAGCAATACCTTTCTGAACCAATACTTTCGGCATTAAAGCTGAATCTTTAAAAGAATCAATTTCTTTACCGGCAACTTCAATAACTTCATCATATTTTCCTTTGGGAATCATCGATTCCGAGAAACCGATTCGCAACATCAATCTGAATTCGTTCGGCGGTAGAAAACCGTTAAAATTATAATACGATTTTCCGTTGTGATCTAAAAAGTAAAATGAGGGAGTCCAATAACCGGAAAGTTCTCTTCTTATTTCACGATCTTTTTTCAGGTCAAGTTTTAGAAGCACAAACCATTCGTTCATTTCTTCTTGCACTTTCTCATTCGGATATGTTTCTTCGTAAAGTTTTTTACATCCACCGCAACTATCCATTTCAAATTGAAGCAGAATAGGTTTACGAGTTTTTAGTGATTCTTCTTTTGCCTCTTCTAAGCTTGTTAACCAATTCATTTAAATACCTTTTAATTTTATTTAGATATCATTTCTATTTACGGACAAACATTCGGTGCTTCTACATTACCTTTCTCAA
It contains:
- a CDS encoding four helix bundle protein, producing MKDGLENLKFYQMALEIYELCWNDTEILKKDFRGKEIAKQIIRSCGSISANIEEGYGRGFGKEYPHFLRISRGSARETKGWYQRSKFLLTEEIISNRISIIDEIIAMTTSTITTLENRKKR
- a CDS encoding thioredoxin family protein, yielding MISIKILGTGCKKCQTLEAKVRELVTQNGIDANVKKVTDLNEMISYGIMMTPGLVVNEKVVSAGIIPKDEQIIKWINGE
- a CDS encoding thioredoxin family protein, with protein sequence MNWLTSLEEAKEESLKTRKPILLQFEMDSCGGCKKLYEETYPNEKVQEEMNEWFVLLKLDLKKDREIRRELSGYWTPSFYFLDHNGKSYYNFNGFLPPNEFRLMLRIGFSESMIPKGKYDEVIEVAGKEIDSFKDSALMPKVLVQKGIAEYIRTKDNPAFRKIFKEIQNKYPNSVEAKMYFWDE
- a CDS encoding cytochrome c biogenesis protein CcdA; the encoded protein is MFEGLFTTLYEAMNGAVWIALLASFVWGILSILLSPCHLSSIPLVVGFISTQGKISVGRTFNISLIFSIGILITIALIGVITASLGRLMGDVGVYGNYFVAAIFFLVGLYLLDIIKIDWNSAGLKRTKAKGLLAALILGLLFGIALGPCTFAYMAPVLGVVFQTAQTDYFLAVMFLLSFGIGHCAVIVGAGTLAGKVQKYLNWSEESKTILWIKRVCGVLVILGGVYLVYTTF
- a CDS encoding thioredoxin family protein; amino-acid sequence: MKITLTLLIMFLFLNTGCKAQSEKVVDEILKESKAKVTFVELGSVNCIPCKQMQPVMKAIEEKYGDQVKVVFHDVWKPEEKHYAQKYGIKLIPTQVFLDENGKEFHRHEGFYPEAEIDKVLQGKGLVEKGASEKGRGASKE